One Sphingomonas sabuli genomic region harbors:
- a CDS encoding CaiB/BaiF CoA transferase family protein, which produces MAGPLTGLTIIELAGIGPSPFAGMMLADHGATVVRIEREGMLGIPNDPLLRSRRSIALDIRTDAGREVVRKLADRADGLIEGYRPGVMERLGLGPDALLDSNPRLVYGRVTGWGQEGPLATTAGHDIDYLAITGLLHGIGPAERPVVPVNYIADFAGGGMMLAFSMVAALIDVQRGGAGQVIDCAMSDGAALIGALTYGLHAAGLWTDRREANLLDGGDPAYGIFRCSDGKFVALGALEPHFRAALFDRLGLDADAARADVAAAIATRSRDDWVAHFAGSDACVAPVLDLAEAPDHPHHRARGTFIDLDGVTQPGPAPRYSRSVIQPPDPPRPGADGDAILSELGYSADDIGAMRRSGVLR; this is translated from the coding sequence ATGGCGGGGCCCCTTACCGGACTGACGATAATCGAACTGGCCGGCATTGGCCCGTCGCCTTTCGCGGGGATGATGCTGGCCGATCATGGCGCAACGGTCGTCCGCATCGAACGGGAAGGGATGCTCGGCATTCCCAACGATCCGCTGCTGCGGTCGCGGCGAAGCATCGCGCTCGACATCAGGACCGACGCCGGTCGCGAGGTGGTGCGCAAGCTTGCCGACCGGGCCGACGGGCTGATCGAAGGCTATCGTCCCGGGGTGATGGAACGCCTGGGCCTCGGCCCGGATGCGCTGCTGGATAGCAACCCGCGGCTGGTCTACGGGCGCGTGACCGGCTGGGGTCAGGAGGGGCCGCTGGCAACCACGGCCGGCCATGACATCGACTATCTCGCCATTACCGGGCTGTTGCATGGCATCGGGCCGGCCGAACGGCCGGTCGTGCCGGTCAATTACATCGCCGATTTCGCCGGGGGCGGCATGATGCTGGCCTTCTCCATGGTCGCGGCCTTGATCGACGTTCAGCGTGGCGGGGCGGGGCAGGTGATCGATTGCGCGATGAGCGACGGCGCGGCCCTGATCGGCGCGCTGACCTACGGGCTTCACGCCGCGGGCCTGTGGACCGACCGGCGAGAAGCCAATCTGCTCGACGGCGGCGACCCGGCGTACGGCATCTTTCGATGCAGCGACGGCAAGTTCGTCGCGCTGGGCGCGCTGGAACCGCACTTCCGCGCGGCGCTGTTCGACCGGCTCGGCCTGGATGCCGATGCGGCACGCGCGGATGTCGCGGCGGCGATTGCGACGCGCAGCCGCGATGACTGGGTCGCGCACTTCGCCGGCAGCGATGCCTGCGTCGCGCCGGTGCTCGACCTGGCCGAAGCTCCGGACCACCCGCATCATCGGGCGCGCGGGACCTTTATCGATCTTGACGGGGTCACCCAGCCCGGCCCGGCGCCGCGTTACTCCCGCAGCGTGATCCAGCCACCCGATCCACCGCGCCCCGGTGCCGACGGGGACGCGATCCTGTCCGAATTGGGCTATTCGGCCGACGATATCGGCGCCATGCGCCGCTCAGGAGTGCTGCGTTGA
- a CDS encoding response regulator: MKDGEARQPRLLVIDDEPALAEFVAQVARECGYLPTLTADDRAFRDAVLADRPEIVVLDLGMPGMDGVELLRFLADNDHRAPVLIFSGFDRRVLESAFRLGEALGLQMVGPLEKPVRFEVLADILKDLAQSASQ, translated from the coding sequence ATGAAGGATGGCGAAGCGAGGCAGCCGCGATTGCTCGTGATCGACGACGAACCGGCGCTTGCCGAGTTCGTTGCTCAGGTCGCGCGGGAATGTGGCTACCTTCCGACATTGACGGCTGATGATCGCGCGTTTCGCGACGCGGTCCTTGCCGATCGTCCGGAAATCGTTGTTCTCGACCTTGGCATGCCGGGCATGGACGGGGTCGAACTCCTGCGCTTCCTTGCGGATAATGACCACCGCGCGCCGGTGCTGATCTTCAGCGGCTTCGACCGCCGCGTCCTGGAATCGGCCTTCCGGTTGGGCGAGGCGCTGGGCCTGCAGATGGTCGGCCCACTGGAAAAACCGGTCCGCTTCGAAGTGCTGGCGGACATTCTCAAGGATCTCGCGCAATCGGCGAGCCAGTAG
- a CDS encoding PilZ domain-containing protein, with the protein MFASIIRRKGGQAPVDEQAAFESTTFSLTTAVPRPAERRDDDRVIPLLKVAKLLWGDTERLIRVRNISAGGLMAEIADSPQVGQPVAVEFSSQKIPSSVIWIRDGLVGIKFDQSVDLGELLAGRKPRHGFRSRPPRLHVDCRASVKVGKLYYTVDVHDISLGGMKVEPIEENCLGSQVVVVVESLRPIKGEVRWFSDRRAGIVFNKPLEFEELAEWVGKRLEVASLKAAFPPA; encoded by the coding sequence ATGTTCGCATCGATAATCCGCCGCAAGGGCGGCCAGGCGCCGGTTGATGAGCAGGCAGCGTTCGAGTCGACGACCTTCTCTCTGACGACGGCCGTGCCGCGGCCGGCGGAGCGTCGCGATGACGATCGCGTGATCCCGCTGCTGAAGGTCGCGAAGCTTCTGTGGGGCGACACCGAGCGGCTGATTCGCGTGCGCAATATCTCGGCCGGCGGACTGATGGCCGAAATCGCCGATTCGCCGCAGGTCGGACAGCCGGTGGCCGTGGAATTTTCCAGCCAGAAAATCCCGTCGAGCGTGATCTGGATCCGCGACGGGCTGGTCGGCATTAAGTTCGACCAGAGCGTGGACCTTGGCGAGTTGCTGGCCGGGCGCAAGCCGCGCCATGGCTTCCGTTCCCGCCCTCCGCGCCTGCATGTCGACTGCAGGGCGTCGGTGAAGGTGGGCAAGCTCTATTACACCGTAGACGTTCACGACATTTCGCTGGGCGGAATGAAGGTCGAACCGATCGAGGAAAATTGCCTCGGCTCGCAGGTCGTCGTCGTGGTGGAGAGCCTGCGCCCGATCAAGGGCGAGGTGCGGTGGTTTTCCGATCGCCGCGCGGGAATCGTGTTCAACAAGCCGCTGGAATTCGAAGAGCTGGCCGAATGGGTCGGCAAGCGGCTTGAAGTGGCTAGTCTGAAGGCCGCGTTCCCGCCCGCCTGA
- a CDS encoding PilZ domain-containing protein — translation MSASGVSRCNRREERRRVMLPARMRSASGWSDACILNISPRGLLVYSTGGAKPGSFVEIRRGTQLVVARVVWRQNQRMGLSSTDPFRVEDIISNEVAAAAVQATTRMAERRVIPRTADDNRLRARAFEFLCIAAFAVALTGSVVFYAYEVMAAPLAAVRAALAGH, via the coding sequence ATGAGTGCGAGTGGCGTATCCCGTTGTAACCGCCGTGAAGAGCGGCGCCGAGTCATGCTTCCCGCGCGCATGCGCAGCGCAAGCGGATGGAGCGACGCCTGCATCCTCAATATCTCGCCGCGTGGCCTGCTCGTTTATTCCACCGGCGGGGCGAAGCCGGGAAGCTTCGTCGAAATCCGGCGCGGCACTCAACTGGTCGTGGCCCGGGTCGTGTGGCGGCAGAACCAGCGCATGGGCCTGTCCAGCACGGACCCGTTCCGGGTCGAGGACATCATCAGCAACGAAGTCGCCGCGGCCGCCGTGCAGGCGACGACGCGAATGGCGGAACGGCGGGTCATCCCGCGCACCGCGGACGACAATCGCCTGCGTGCCCGGGCGTTCGAGTTCCTGTGTATTGCGGCCTTCGCGGTCGCGCTGACCGGCAGCGTCGTGTTCTACGCTTACGAGGTCATGGCCGCGCCGCTTGCGGCAGTCCGCGCAGCGCTTGCCGGTCATTAA
- a CDS encoding helicase HerA-like domain-containing protein has translation MASTIFIGAEEGGANRQEFELSRANRHGLIAGATGTGKTVTLQGLIEGFSQAGVACFVADVKGDLAGLGMPGSADSKLDAPFRQRAGEIGYADWQYRGYPVQLWDLFGVQGHPVRTTVSEMGPVLLGRLMNLNDVQEGVLNIAFRLADEEGLLLLDLDDLQSMLVETGKRAEELTLQYGNVSKQSVGAIQRSLLQLRSQGGEHIFGEPAIDLRDFLGTDDSGLGLVNVLAADRLMQSPRLYSTFLLWLLSELFEQLPEVGDQPAPKLCFFFDEAHLLFTDASPALLEKIEQVVRLIRSKGVGVYFITQNPIDIPDTVAGQLGNRVQHKLNAFTPRDERAVKSAADTFRPNPDVDVASAITQLKVGEALVSLLLPDGSPSPVQRILIKPPSSRVGPLAPMERSTLVGSDAVGAKYDSQVDRESAHEILAGRTEAAAQAQAAADAKVVTEKEEAKRAREAAKPSMTDKIITSATRAAASSIGRQIGTTILRGILGGLRRGR, from the coding sequence GTGGCCTCAACCATTTTCATCGGTGCCGAAGAGGGCGGTGCGAACCGCCAGGAGTTCGAGCTCTCGCGGGCCAACCGCCACGGGCTGATCGCTGGCGCGACCGGGACCGGCAAGACGGTCACGCTGCAAGGGCTGATCGAAGGATTCTCGCAGGCCGGCGTCGCCTGTTTCGTCGCTGACGTGAAAGGCGATCTGGCCGGGCTCGGCATGCCGGGTTCTGCCGACTCAAAGCTCGACGCGCCTTTCCGGCAACGCGCTGGCGAGATCGGCTATGCCGACTGGCAGTATCGCGGTTACCCGGTCCAGCTGTGGGACCTGTTCGGCGTGCAGGGCCATCCGGTGCGGACTACCGTCAGCGAGATGGGGCCGGTGCTGCTCGGGCGGTTGATGAACCTCAACGACGTGCAGGAAGGTGTGCTCAACATCGCTTTCCGGCTTGCGGATGAAGAGGGGCTGCTGCTGCTCGACCTCGACGACTTGCAATCGATGCTGGTCGAGACCGGCAAGCGGGCCGAAGAGCTGACGCTGCAATACGGCAACGTGTCGAAGCAATCGGTTGGCGCGATCCAGCGATCGCTGTTGCAGCTTCGCAGCCAGGGCGGCGAACATATCTTCGGCGAGCCGGCAATCGACCTGCGCGATTTCCTGGGCACGGACGACAGCGGACTTGGCCTCGTCAACGTGCTTGCCGCCGACCGGCTGATGCAGAGCCCGCGGCTCTATTCGACGTTCCTCCTGTGGCTGCTGTCCGAATTGTTCGAACAACTGCCCGAAGTCGGCGATCAGCCCGCGCCAAAGCTGTGCTTTTTCTTCGACGAGGCGCACCTCCTGTTCACCGACGCCTCGCCCGCGCTGCTGGAAAAGATCGAACAGGTCGTCCGGTTGATCCGATCGAAAGGCGTCGGCGTCTATTTCATCACCCAGAACCCGATCGACATTCCCGACACCGTCGCCGGCCAGCTGGGCAACCGCGTGCAGCACAAGCTCAACGCCTTCACGCCGCGCGACGAGCGGGCGGTGAAGTCCGCCGCCGACACCTTCCGGCCCAACCCGGACGTCGACGTCGCCTCGGCGATCACCCAGCTGAAGGTCGGCGAGGCCTTGGTCTCGCTCTTGTTGCCCGATGGGTCTCCCTCTCCAGTGCAGCGCATTCTGATCAAGCCGCCGTCTTCGCGGGTCGGCCCGCTGGCACCGATGGAGCGCTCGACGCTGGTCGGCAGCGATGCGGTCGGCGCCAAATACGACAGCCAGGTGGATCGCGAATCCGCGCATGAAATCCTCGCCGGCCGGACCGAGGCTGCCGCCCAGGCGCAGGCCGCCGCGGACGCCAAGGTCGTGACTGAAAAGGAAGAGGCCAAGCGGGCCCGCGAAGCTGCCAAGCCGAGCATGACGGACAAGATCATCACGTCGGCGACGCGCGCCGCCGCCAGCTCCATCGGCCGGCAGATCGGCACGACCATCCTGCGCGGCATCCTCGGCGGGCTGCGCCGCGGCCGCTAA
- a CDS encoding pyrroline-5-carboxylate reductase family protein translates to MQIPVPTWFVGCGNMAGAMIDGWRMAGVDLSNAVAIRPSGTPVEGVTTVKSVKDAGAAPAMIILGFKPQQLDDVVPDLLPWITSKTIIVSLLAGVEAESLRRRFKKGIIVRAVPNLPVSVRRGVVALYADAIDEATRKAVGDLFAALGYAMWTDGEAALAGIGSVAGAGPAYVARFIAALAKAGEDQGLPAATAATIAQETVLGTAWMAAAAGMPMDELARRVASPNGTTEAGLSVLDRLDALNGLVTRTIDAARRRGAELAAEARGEQVA, encoded by the coding sequence ATGCAGATTCCTGTCCCGACCTGGTTCGTCGGTTGCGGCAACATGGCCGGCGCCATGATCGACGGCTGGCGCATGGCCGGCGTCGACCTGTCCAACGCCGTCGCCATCCGCCCCAGCGGCACGCCCGTCGAAGGCGTGACCACCGTGAAGTCGGTCAAGGATGCGGGCGCGGCGCCGGCGATGATCATCCTCGGCTTCAAGCCGCAACAGCTGGACGATGTCGTCCCGGACCTGCTGCCATGGATCACGTCGAAGACGATCATTGTCTCGCTGCTCGCGGGGGTCGAGGCCGAGAGCCTGCGCCGTCGCTTCAAGAAGGGCATCATCGTCCGCGCGGTCCCGAACCTGCCGGTATCGGTGCGGCGCGGCGTGGTCGCGCTGTACGCCGATGCGATCGACGAAGCGACGCGCAAGGCCGTCGGCGACCTGTTTGCCGCGCTGGGTTATGCGATGTGGACCGATGGCGAGGCCGCGCTGGCCGGGATCGGCAGCGTCGCCGGTGCAGGCCCGGCCTATGTCGCACGCTTTATCGCCGCGCTCGCCAAGGCGGGCGAAGACCAGGGCCTGCCCGCGGCGACGGCTGCGACCATTGCGCAGGAAACGGTGCTCGGCACCGCCTGGATGGCGGCTGCTGCCGGCATGCCGATGGACGAACTGGCGCGGCGCGTCGCCAGCCCCAATGGCACGACGGAAGCCGGCCTGTCCGTCCTCGACCGGCTTGACGCGCTCAACGGACTTGTCACCCGGACCATCGACGCCGCCCGCCGCCGAGGCGCCGAACTGGCGGCGGAAGCGCGCGGCGAACAGGTCGCCTGA
- the amaB gene encoding L-piperidine-6-carboxylate dehydrogenase — protein sequence MTLADDARPILKQLGVTGSGSLESRSPIDGSVIGSVAPSTDVAGACAAAQAAFRDWRNVPAPRRGELVRLLGEELRAAKEPLARLVTLECGKIVQEGLGEVQEMIDICDFAVGLSRQLYGLTIASERPEHRMMEQWHPLGPVAVITAFNFPVAVWAWNAALALVCGDPVIWKPSEKTPLCAEAVMALARRALTRFGDAPDGLLQCVQGRADVGEALVADQRVALVSATGSTRMGRAVGPVVAGRFARLLLELGGNNAAIVAPSADLTLAERAILFSAAGTAGQRCTTLRRLIVHDSIADELVGRLKTLFAQVRVGDPRDLGTLVGPLIDEQAFDAMRQAAGAAIERVEAVDGGFYVRPALVEVGAQEGRVCEETFAPILYVLRYSDLDEAIDLNNAVSQGLSSSIFTNDLREAERFLSACGSDCGIANVNIGSSGAEIGGAFGGEKETGGGRESGSDSWRAYMRRQTNTINRGNELPLAQGVKFDIAP from the coding sequence ATGACCCTGGCGGACGACGCACGACCGATCCTCAAGCAACTCGGCGTTACCGGGTCGGGATCGCTCGAAAGCCGCTCTCCGATCGACGGGTCGGTCATCGGCAGCGTGGCGCCGAGCACCGATGTCGCGGGTGCCTGCGCGGCGGCACAGGCCGCTTTCAGGGACTGGCGCAACGTTCCGGCCCCGCGCCGGGGCGAACTCGTCCGGCTGCTGGGCGAGGAGCTGCGCGCCGCCAAGGAGCCACTCGCTCGGCTGGTGACGCTCGAATGCGGCAAGATCGTCCAGGAGGGGCTGGGCGAGGTGCAGGAGATGATCGACATCTGCGACTTCGCGGTCGGCTTGTCGCGCCAGCTCTACGGCCTGACCATCGCCAGCGAGCGGCCGGAGCACCGGATGATGGAGCAATGGCATCCGTTGGGGCCGGTCGCGGTCATTACCGCCTTCAACTTTCCGGTCGCGGTGTGGGCATGGAACGCGGCGCTGGCGCTGGTCTGCGGCGACCCCGTAATCTGGAAGCCGAGCGAGAAGACCCCGTTGTGCGCCGAAGCGGTGATGGCGCTGGCGCGGCGCGCGCTTACTCGTTTCGGCGACGCGCCGGACGGCCTGCTGCAATGCGTGCAGGGCCGGGCTGATGTCGGCGAAGCGCTGGTCGCGGATCAGCGGGTCGCGCTGGTTTCGGCAACCGGGTCGACGCGCATGGGCCGAGCGGTGGGCCCGGTGGTCGCCGGCCGCTTCGCCCGGCTGTTGTTGGAGCTGGGCGGTAACAATGCCGCGATCGTCGCGCCGTCCGCCGACCTGACGCTGGCGGAGCGCGCCATCCTGTTTTCCGCCGCCGGCACCGCGGGGCAGCGCTGCACCACGCTGCGCCGGCTGATCGTCCATGACAGCATCGCCGACGAACTGGTCGGCCGATTGAAGACCCTGTTCGCCCAAGTCAGGGTCGGCGATCCGCGCGATCTCGGCACCCTGGTCGGACCGCTGATCGACGAGCAGGCGTTCGATGCGATGCGCCAGGCGGCCGGCGCGGCGATTGAGCGGGTCGAGGCCGTCGACGGCGGCTTTTACGTCCGCCCGGCACTGGTCGAAGTCGGCGCCCAGGAAGGTCGGGTGTGCGAGGAGACTTTTGCGCCGATCCTCTACGTCCTTCGCTATTCAGACCTCGACGAGGCAATCGACCTCAACAATGCCGTGTCGCAGGGTCTCAGCTCGTCCATCTTCACCAACGATTTGCGGGAAGCGGAGCGTTTCCTGTCGGCCTGCGGGTCGGATTGCGGCATCGCCAACGTCAATATCGGGTCGTCCGGGGCAGAGATTGGCGGCGCATTCGGCGGGGAAAAGGAAACCGGCGGTGGCCGCGAAAGCGGCTCGGACAGCTGGCGCGCCTACATGCGGCGACAGACCAATACCATCAACCGCGGCAACGAACTGCCGCTGGCTCAGGGCGTGAAGTTCGATATCGCGCCCTAG
- a CDS encoding branched-chain amino acid aminotransferase, translating into MADTQTFHDRDGSIWFDGKLVPWRDAEVHVLTHALHYASSVFEGQRAYNGKIFKLTEHSMRLRKSAELLGFEIPYTVEELNAASEEVLAASGLTDAYMRPIAWLGSEKMGVSATGAKVHVAIAAWEWGKYFDEEKAKKGIRLTIAPWRRPAPYTAPVHSKASGLYMIASLSRKHAEDTGFDDALMFDWRGQVAEATGANAFFIRDGVLHTPTPDCFLDGITRRTVMDLARKRGVEVQERTIWPDELESFEQMFLTGSAAEVTPVGSVGPWSFEVGDLTRQLAKDYDDLVNGRIPNA; encoded by the coding sequence ATGGCTGATACACAGACGTTTCACGACCGCGACGGGTCGATCTGGTTCGATGGCAAACTGGTGCCGTGGCGTGACGCTGAGGTGCACGTCCTGACCCACGCATTACACTATGCTTCGTCGGTGTTCGAAGGGCAGCGCGCCTACAACGGCAAGATCTTCAAGTTGACCGAACATAGCATGCGGCTGCGCAAGAGCGCCGAATTGCTCGGGTTCGAAATTCCGTACACGGTCGAGGAGTTGAACGCGGCGAGTGAAGAGGTTCTGGCCGCGAGCGGACTGACCGATGCCTACATGCGGCCGATCGCCTGGTTGGGATCGGAAAAGATGGGCGTGTCGGCGACCGGCGCGAAGGTGCATGTCGCCATCGCAGCCTGGGAATGGGGCAAGTATTTCGACGAGGAGAAAGCGAAGAAGGGCATCCGCCTGACCATCGCGCCGTGGCGCCGTCCCGCACCCTATACCGCGCCGGTCCATTCCAAGGCGTCGGGCCTGTACATGATCGCCTCGCTGTCGCGGAAACATGCCGAGGACACCGGTTTCGACGACGCCCTGATGTTCGACTGGCGCGGCCAGGTCGCGGAGGCAACCGGCGCTAACGCCTTCTTCATTCGCGACGGCGTGCTGCACACGCCGACCCCCGACTGCTTCCTGGACGGCATTACCCGGCGCACGGTAATGGACCTGGCCCGCAAGCGCGGGGTCGAGGTGCAGGAACGCACGATCTGGCCGGACGAGCTGGAAAGTTTCGAACAGATGTTCCTCACTGGCAGCGCGGCCGAAGTGACTCCGGTGGGCTCGGTCGGGCCGTGGTCGTTCGAGGTCGGCGACCTGACCCGCCAGCTCGCCAAGGATTACGACGACCTGGTCAACGGTCGCATTCCGAACGCCTGA
- a CDS encoding aminotransferase produces the protein MNPIYEQMETSVFARMSALAADHKAVNLGQGFPDFGWPDAILDKAADALRHGSNQYAPSRGTPELRDAIAGHYGRWFGQELNSDHVCVTSGATEALGACILAAISPGDEVIIFTPAYDSYAPMIRRAGGVVREIALRPPEWRIDAVALQAAIGPRTRAILFNNPHNPTGRLFDAAELQAVADAATAYDLIVISDEVWEHILLDGQTFTPLASLPGMAERTLKVGSAGKIFSLTGWKVGWIVADPALADVAARAHQFLTFATAPNLQSAVAFGLAEGDRWIAPMQQRFARARDRMVQGLQAAGYAVLPAASSYFLCVDLPASEIAVDDETFAAVAVERAGVAVVPVSPFAEQDPVRTIVRLCFGKRDDTIDAGVAAMARAKEMFA, from the coding sequence TTGAACCCGATCTACGAACAGATGGAAACAAGCGTGTTCGCGCGCATGTCGGCGCTTGCCGCCGACCATAAGGCGGTCAACCTGGGGCAGGGATTTCCCGATTTCGGCTGGCCCGACGCGATCCTCGACAAGGCGGCAGACGCCTTGCGCCACGGGTCCAACCAATATGCGCCCTCGCGCGGCACGCCCGAATTGCGCGACGCCATCGCCGGCCATTACGGCCGCTGGTTCGGGCAGGAGCTGAATTCCGATCACGTCTGCGTCACATCCGGAGCGACCGAGGCACTTGGCGCCTGCATCCTCGCCGCCATATCGCCGGGCGACGAAGTCATCATCTTCACGCCCGCCTATGACAGCTATGCGCCGATGATCCGCCGCGCCGGCGGCGTGGTCCGCGAAATCGCGCTACGCCCGCCCGAATGGCGGATCGATGCTGTCGCCCTGCAGGCCGCGATCGGGCCCAGGACGCGTGCGATCCTGTTCAACAACCCGCACAACCCGACCGGACGGCTGTTCGATGCCGCCGAACTGCAGGCCGTCGCCGACGCTGCAACCGCCTACGACCTTATCGTGATCAGCGACGAGGTGTGGGAGCATATCCTGCTCGATGGACAGACCTTCACGCCGCTCGCGTCGCTTCCGGGAATGGCCGAGCGCACATTGAAAGTGGGATCGGCGGGCAAGATCTTCTCGCTGACCGGGTGGAAGGTGGGGTGGATCGTCGCCGACCCGGCGCTTGCCGACGTCGCCGCGCGCGCGCACCAGTTCCTGACCTTTGCCACCGCGCCCAACCTGCAATCGGCCGTCGCCTTCGGCCTGGCGGAGGGCGATAGGTGGATAGCACCGATGCAGCAGCGCTTCGCCCGCGCCCGCGACCGGATGGTGCAAGGGTTGCAGGCTGCCGGCTATGCCGTCCTGCCGGCGGCCTCCAGCTATTTCCTGTGCGTCGACCTGCCTGCTTCGGAGATCGCCGTGGACGATGAGACCTTCGCCGCCGTGGCGGTCGAGCGGGCGGGGGTCGCGGTCGTGCCGGTGTCGCCGTTCGCCGAACAGGATCCGGTTCGCACAATCGTCCGCCTGTGCTTCGGCAAGCGCGACGACACCATCGATGCCGGCGTGGCCGCGATGGCAAGGGCAAAGGAGATGTTCGCATGA
- a CDS encoding EAL domain-containing protein, producing MGEPVAGVAEQRLVEGFERALDTGALHMVYQPKIELETGKLTRLEALVRWDEPELGPVEPSRFVPLAEKYGLIAPLTEWGLRTTLGQWLTWREAGLDTDIAFNISALSLQHLDFPDLVERICRELAVPTDRLVLELTEGATQPLIKLMDTLTRFRIKGIGLAIDDFGTGFSSLMQLRQLPFTEVKIDRLFVRDLPTAHDSCVIVKAIIDLAHGLGLVATAEGVETPEQLRFLRSIRCDVAQGYFISRPIDGDAVIAWQDDFARRWPELAA from the coding sequence ATCGGCGAGCCAGTAGCCGGCGTCGCCGAACAGCGGCTCGTCGAAGGGTTCGAACGCGCCCTCGACACCGGCGCGCTGCACATGGTGTACCAGCCCAAGATCGAGCTTGAGACGGGAAAGCTGACCCGCCTGGAAGCGTTGGTCCGCTGGGACGAGCCGGAACTTGGGCCGGTCGAACCGTCGCGATTCGTGCCTTTGGCGGAAAAATACGGGCTGATCGCGCCGCTCACCGAATGGGGGCTGCGCACCACCCTTGGCCAGTGGCTCACCTGGCGCGAGGCGGGCCTGGATACCGACATTGCCTTCAATATTTCCGCGCTCAGCCTGCAGCACCTCGACTTTCCCGACCTCGTCGAACGAATCTGCCGCGAACTGGCGGTTCCGACCGATCGGCTGGTGCTGGAATTGACCGAAGGGGCGACTCAGCCGCTAATCAAGCTGATGGACACGCTGACGCGTTTCCGAATCAAGGGCATCGGGCTGGCGATCGACGATTTCGGCACCGGCTTTTCCTCGCTGATGCAGCTTCGCCAGCTGCCCTTCACGGAGGTAAAGATCGACCGGCTGTTCGTTCGCGACCTGCCGACCGCGCACGACAGCTGCGTGATCGTCAAGGCGATCATCGACCTTGCCCACGGGCTTGGCCTGGTCGCCACCGCCGAAGGCGTCGAAACGCCCGAACAATTGCGCTTCCTGCGGTCCATCCGGTGCGACGTGGCGCAGGGATATTTCATCTCGCGCCCGATCGACGGCGACGCGGTGATCGCGTGGCAGGACGATTTCGCCCGCCGCTGGCCGGAGCTTGCCGCCTAG
- the msrA gene encoding peptide-methionine (S)-S-oxide reductase MsrA: MADNVAVLAGGCFWCTEAVFNDVAGVTSVESGYTGGHADNPTYRQVCGGDTGHAEAIKVTFDPDVISYRQLLEIFFATHDPTQLNRQGNDVGTQYRSAIFPQDETQDAEAREEMQRAQSQSDGRIVTTIEPKAQWWPAEDDHQSYWETEGQRNPYCLATIPPKLQKLRKSFQARTKSAGAAA; encoded by the coding sequence ATGGCTGACAATGTCGCAGTGCTTGCGGGCGGATGTTTCTGGTGCACGGAAGCGGTGTTCAACGATGTCGCGGGCGTGACCAGCGTCGAAAGCGGCTACACCGGCGGCCATGCCGACAATCCGACCTATCGCCAGGTGTGCGGCGGCGACACCGGCCACGCCGAAGCGATCAAGGTCACGTTCGACCCGGACGTCATCAGCTATCGCCAGCTGCTCGAGATCTTCTTCGCGACGCACGACCCGACGCAGCTCAACCGGCAGGGCAACGATGTCGGCACGCAGTACCGCTCGGCAATCTTCCCGCAGGACGAGACCCAGGACGCGGAAGCGCGCGAGGAAATGCAGCGCGCCCAGTCGCAATCCGACGGCCGGATCGTCACCACCATTGAGCCCAAGGCGCAATGGTGGCCGGCCGAGGACGATCACCAGTCCTATTGGGAGACGGAAGGCCAGCGTAACCCTTATTGCCTGGCGACCATTCCGCCCAAGTTGCAGAAGCTTCGCAAGAGCTTCCAGGCCCGCACCAAGAGCGCTGGCGCCGCCGCCTAA
- a CDS encoding YbjN domain-containing protein gives MSEERADGAPIEVLEQYFEARGWPCERSGEGEIVGSASGSWAQYEFRGVWRPEDQVLQFLAFPDIKVAVEKRGAIHESLSLINEQLWLGHFEMWSGSGLIVFRHSTVLDTRDGEGLTLDQAEAISEAALEECERFYPVFQFVLWGGKSPGEAIAAALIDTHGEA, from the coding sequence ATGAGCGAAGAGCGCGCCGACGGCGCGCCGATCGAAGTGCTCGAACAGTATTTCGAGGCGCGCGGCTGGCCGTGCGAGCGGTCCGGCGAGGGTGAGATTGTCGGCTCGGCGAGCGGCAGCTGGGCGCAGTATGAGTTCCGCGGCGTGTGGCGCCCGGAAGACCAGGTGCTGCAGTTCCTCGCCTTTCCCGACATCAAGGTCGCGGTCGAAAAGCGCGGCGCGATTCATGAATCGCTGAGCCTGATCAACGAGCAGCTATGGCTCGGGCATTTTGAAATGTGGTCGGGATCGGGCCTGATCGTGTTCCGCCATTCGACCGTCCTCGACACGCGCGACGGCGAAGGCCTGACGCTCGACCAGGCGGAGGCGATTTCCGAAGCTGCGCTTGAGGAATGCGAGCGCTTCTATCCCGTTTTCCAGTTCGTCCTGTGGGGCGGCAAATCGCCCGGCGAAGCCATCGCCGCGGCGCTTATCGATACGCACGGAGAAGCCTGA